The sequence TCCCGGTTTGGCTGACCCTGGCGGTAGCCGCTGTGAACCATTTTTCCTAAAATCCTCCCCCACCCCCAAATAAAATTCCTAACAACACAACCGCCCCCGCCGCCCGGAGAAAATTGGCAAATTCCTTATTCTGTTCCTCCTGTTGGGCTTCTTCCGCTTTTTGTTGCAACGCTTTCAGCAGTAATAATCGCTCACAACTCGACAGACCAGACACATATTCACTGGTTAAATGGCTCGGACTTAAATTCTTGAAATATTGAATTTTCTCCTTCCTCTTTCCAGTTAATTCCCGGATTTGATTACTCAGCTTTTTCCGTGCTTCTCTCACTTCATTCACATAATCAGTAGGATATAGATTAGTAAAAAATTTATAGGCTCTGAAATTGGCTCCAAAATCTTCCGTTTGCTTCCAGTAAACATGAATACTTTGCGAAAAGATAGCTTCCCGCTTTTCCTGTTGGCGGCGTGTTTCCTCCGTTACCGTATCATCCGTGAAAATGCCTGTTAAAATTATCCCAAAATAAACCAGCACTAACAACGGTAAAAAAACATAGAAATACAAAAGAATAACCAGATTACCCAAGGGAAATAGGAAGACATTGATGGCAAAGGCGACAATAAAAGCAACCACTCCAGCCACTACACC comes from Synechococcus sp. C9 and encodes:
- a CDS encoding DnaJ domain-containing protein translates to MNYYEILGVAPTATEEEIRSAYIALCKDLHPDKLGDLNENLRKLAEEQLKLVNQAYETLKDKELRAKYDEELRTQKAGNDQGISHGNQATNPTLDDLLASAILDEGFQIFVQEEEALWQNFLGELKRIRRKYGIPESSNPSVNLFPDDLGMKFFRIFSLVFSGLIGMALAMILFGVVAGVVAFIVAFAINVFLFPLGNLVILLYFYVFLPLLVLVYFGIILTGIFTDDTVTEETRRQQEKREAIFSQSIHVYWKQTEDFGANFRAYKFFTNLYPTDYVNEVREARKKLSNQIRELTGKRKEKIQYFKNLSPSHLTSEYVSGLSSCERLLLLKALQQKAEEAQQEEQNKEFANFLRAAGAVVLLGILFGGGGGF